The following are encoded together in the Zygosaccharomyces rouxii strain CBS732 chromosome C complete sequence genome:
- the MAS2 gene encoding mitochondrial-processing protease subunit alpha (highly similar to uniprot|P11914 Saccharomyces cerevisiae YHR024C MAS2 Larger subunit of the mitochondrial processing protease essential processing enzyme that cleaves the N-terminal targeting sequences from mitochondrially imported proteins) has translation MLRNSTRLYSQIANNSFRLTQLPNGLKVATSSTPGHFSALGLYVGAGSRYETRNLKGCTHILDRLAFKSSEHVDGRTMAETLELLGGNYQCTSSRENMMYQASVFNQDVDKMLNLMSETVRYPLIKQEEVDEQKMTAEYEIDEVWLKPEMILPELLHTTAYGGETLGSPLLCPRELVPSISKYYLADYRNKFYNPENTVAAFVGVSHEQALEYADKHLGDWKSSHPPIAKAPAVYQGGETCVPPAPVFGNLPELYHIQIGFESYPIDHPDIYAVATLQTLLGGGGSFSAGGPGKGMYSRLYTHVLNQFFFIENCVAFNHSYSDSGIFGINVSCIPQAAAYVVDVIARQFSNLFADKKFELTEEEVSRAKNQLKSSLLMNLESKLVELEDMGRQVQLNGKKVPVEEMIANIEKLTPSDIKRVAETIFTGKVKNSNGSTGKATVVMQGQREAFGDVETVLRQYGLGNYPKLEEGSISKPKTRRLGWF, from the coding sequence ATGCTCAGAAATTCAACCCGATTGTATTCGCAGATTGCTAATAACTCCTTTCGCCTGACCCAATTACCTAATGGTCTTAAAGTGGCCACTTCTAGCACACCTGGTCATTTCAGCGCCTTGGGGCTATATGTTGGTGCTGGATCCCGTTACGAGACTAGAAATTTGAAGGGTTGCACACACATCCTTGATAGACTTGCCTTCAAATCTTCGGAACATGTTGACGGGAGAACTATGGCTGAAACTTTGGAATTATTAGGTGGTAATTATCAATGTACTTCCTCTAGAGAAAATATGATGTATCAGGCCTCTGTTTTTAACCAAGATGTGGATAAAATGCTGAACTTGATGAGTGAAACTGTAAGGTATCCGCTGATAAAACAGGAGGAAGTAGATGAACAAAAAATGACAGCAGAgtatgaaattgatgaagtaTGGTTGAAACCTGAAATGATTTTACCTGAATTATTACATACTACAGCATATGGTGGGGAGACACTAGGCTCACCATTGTTGTGCCCCCGTGAGTTGGTTCCCTCcatttccaaatattaTTTGGCAGATTATAGAAACAAATTTTACAATCCTGAAAACACGGTTGCTGCCTTCGTTGGTGTATCTCATGAACAGGCTCTAGAGTATGCAGATAAACACTTAGGTGATTGGAAGTCGTCACATCCTCCTATTGCAAAAGCCCCTGCGGTATACCAAGGTGGTGAGACTTGTGTTCCACCAGCACCAGTGTTTGGTAATTTACCTGAACTTTATCACATTCagattggatttgaaagctATCCTATTGATCACCCAGATATTTATGCTGTGGCCACTTTGCAGACGTTAttaggtggtggtggttccTTTAGCGCCGGTGGCCCAGGAAAGGGAATGTACTCCAGACTCTACACTCACGTTttaaatcaattcttcttcatcgaaaATTGTGTTGCCTTTAACCACTCATATTCGGATTCTGGTATTTTTGGCATCAACGTGTCCTGCATTCCTCAGGCTGCTGCTTACGTGGTAGATGTCATTGCCAGACAATTTAGTAATTTGTTTGCTGATAAAAAGTTTGAATtaacagaagaagaagtatcCAGGGCCAAAAATCaattaaaatcatcattGTTAATGAATTTAGAATCTAAATTGGTAGAACTAGAAGATATGGGTAGGCAGGTACAGCTCAATGGTAAAAAAGTACCTGTAGAAGAAATGATTGCAAATATTGAGAAATTAACACCTAGTGATATAAAGCGTGTTGCAGAGACGATATTTACCGGTAAAGTAAAGAATTCGAACGGGTCTACTGGTAAGGCAACTGTTGTAATGCAAGGTCAAAGAGAGGCGTTTGGCGACGTAGAAACAGTTCTCAGACAATATGGTCTAGGAAACTATCCTAAACTAGAAGAAGGTTCGATTTCAAAACCAAAGACTAGAAGACTAGGCTGGTtctaa
- a CDS encoding exonuclease 1 (similar to uniprot|P39875 Saccharomyces cerevisiae YOR033C EXO1 5'-3' exonuclease and flap-endonuclease involved in recombination double-strand break repair and DNA mismatch repair member of the Rad2p nuclease family with conserved N and I nuclease domains), producing the protein MGIQGLLPQLKDIQNPVTLRRYEGQTLGIDGYAWLHRAACSCAYELAVSKPTEKYLRFFIKKLAMLRSFKIQPYLVFDGDGIGVKKETESKRREKREESRAVAKRLWESGERRNAMEYFQKCADVTPEMAKCVIDYCKAQNIPYVVAPFEADAQMVYLEKNGFIQGILSEDSDLLIFGCRRLITKLNDFGECIEICRDDFCKLPYKFALNKLTPQEIRTMVCLAGCDYTSGIPKVGLVTAMKLVQRFRTLERILLHVQREGKLKVPPEFISEYELANFAFQYQRVFCPVKRKIVTLNEIPQDLLECEKLYQCIGNVIHRETEVKQCVVNDHEIHHEKHTLVAMGELNPYNFHNRLVNREHRLQLSSKSEGPIVNTSASNVPTASSIDSFFQKLGAPTTQKRSQPMVPRRDVESKLDVAIKRRKLSVTRGDTIEDSGTSKFFTSRNNLTTPTTPPIVSEQQTEENDSELDTEIPESEAFTQVPSSFVPPGTANSSVSTQEDDSDSLSELEEGNRKAKVITTQAELRPNTRVTTGSYNALQKFRYSSSQESDRETFTRKPLTSKDVNGIQKSESTHKRANILVKPTIERTDTAVARPAVRSISSLSRFAYKG; encoded by the coding sequence ATGGGTATTCAAGGTCTTCTACCGCAGTTGAAGGATATTCAAAATCCGGTGACATTGAGAAGATATGAAGGTCAAACACTAGGTATTGATGGTTATGCCTGGTTACATAGAGCTGCTTGCTCCTGTGCATATGAATTGGCAGTAAGTAAGCCTACTGAGAAATACTTACgattttttatcaagaagTTAGCCATGTTAAGATCTTTCAAGATTCAACCATACTTGGTGTTTGATGGAGATGGAATTGGTGTTAAGAAAGAAACTGAGAGTAAACGTCGAGAAAAGCGTGAAGAGAGTAGAGCAGTTGCTAAAAGGTTATGGGAATCCGGCGAAAGAAGGAATGCAATGGAATACTTCCAAAAATGTGCCGATGTGACTCCAGAGATGGCAAAATGTGTTATCGATTATTGTAAGGCGCAAAATATACCATACGTGGTGGCCCCTTTTGAAGCTGATGCTCAAATGGTTTATTTAGAGAAAAATGGGTTCATTCAAGGTATTCTTTCCGAGGATTCGGATTTACTGATATTTGGTTGTCGACGTTTAATAACTAAATTGAATGATTTTGGCGAGTGTATTGAGATATGTCGAGACGACTTTTGTAAATTACCATACAAATTCGCATTGAATAAGTTGACTCCTCAGGAGATTCGTACCATGGTTTGCCTTGCTGGTTGTGATTATACCAGTGGGATACCTAAGGTTGGGCTCGTTACCGCTatgaaattggttcaaCGGTTTAGAACCCTGGAACGTATATTGTTGCATGTTCAAAGAGAGGGTAAGCTGAAAGTTCCACCTGAATTTATTTCAGAATATGAATTAGccaattttgcatttcaatatcaaagGGTGTTTTGCCCGGTAAAACGTAAGATCGTCACGTTAAATGAAATTCCTCAGGACCTGTTAGaatgtgaaaaattgtaccAATGTATTGGTAATGTGATACATAGAGAGACTGAAGTGAAGCAATGTGTGGTTAATGATCATGAAATTCATCACGAGAAGCATACTTTAGTCGCCATGGGAGAACTGAATCCTTACAATTTTCACAACAGGCTTGTTAATAGAGAACACAGATTACAGCTTTCTTCCAAGTCGGAAGGGCCCATTGTGAACACTTCCGCCAGCAATGTTCCAACAGCGTCTTCGATTGACTcgttttttcaaaaattgggGGCACCAACCACTCAAAAGAGATCGCAACCAATGGTACCTCGTAGAGATGTTGAGAGTAAATTAGATGTGGCAATTAAACGTAGAAAATTGTCGGTGACCAGAGGTGACACTATCGAAGATTCAGGTACAagtaaattctttacctCTCGTAATAATTTAACAACCCCAACAACACCCCCCATAGTTTCGGAACAACAAACCGAAGAGAATGATAGTGAATTGGACACAGAAATTCCTGAGTCTGAGGCATTTACTCAAGTACCAAGTTCATTCGTGCCACCTGGCACCGCGAATAGTAGTGTGTCTACACAAGAGGACGATAGCGATTCTTTGAGTGAATTGGAGGAGGGGAATAGAAAAGCCAAGGTTATCACTACCCAAGCTGAACTTCGCCCCAATACCCGCGTTACTACTGGATCTTATAATGCTTTGCAGAAGTTCAGGTATTCATCAAGTCAGGAAAGTGATCGTGAGACTTTTACCCGCAAACCACTTACTTCAAAAGATGTCAACGGCATTCAAAAAAGTGAATCAACTCATAAAAGAGCAAATATTTTGGTGAAACCAACGATTGAACGTACAGATACAGCGGTTGCAAGACCAGCGGtaagatcaatttcttccttgtCACGATTTGCGTACAAGGGTTAG
- a CDS encoding ankyrin repeat domain-containing DHHC palmitoyltransferase family protein (similar to uniprot|P39010 Saccharomyces cerevisiae YDR264C AKR1 Palmitoyl transferase involved in protein palmitoylation acts as a negative regulator of pheromone response pathway required for endocytosis of pheromone receptors involved in cell shape control contains ankyrin repeats), which translates to MSSSEPHKLDVDSFQRKQSGEDGEAYMDEISLSSMRPILSGDEGEATDDEMVHRATSTMEEPEEPLDQFMSACQRGDLAAVKEIVNSGQVDINNDYDKTEQVTGLHWASINNRLGVVDFLVSRGADVNIKAGSLHAPPLHWAARYGYVYIVHYLLEHGADPRVTDDQGFNLLHLSVNSSNIMLVLYVLFFVVDRGILEVDGQDPHGRTPLLWAAYQGDSLTVDSLLKFGSYAKVTDRGGFAPLHWGTLKGQPHVLIYLIQNGGDVFQKTDDGKDCFTIAQEMNTMYSLVDALRHCGFDATGNPIKKLLRESLHAKIITFFVPWVFLGVVFALFSHLHLLFSLPIVILFGLANGKLLNKYILPCYPVVGVTSASLLRSPLYLGLFTASIIWPMLIWISRVIPVTIQDQYTANFLLMIIILAVSYLLVVLVKSDPGRIPTEKNTQVIRETIKDLLATGKFDSKNFCIETWVKKPLRSRFSSLSNSLVARFDHYCPWVYNDIGLRNHKAFLMCILLVEILMLLFNYLCMEYFDELEDVHKHADNGGEPKCTILRNENLCLGFTYDRFAFLTFVWVVFHSVWVGLLVIVQLFQVFQGVTNYEFSKLMKESRINRTDPVLFNEFFGTAPEELLTVNGEIDNTNLERSNEASLNQTITSTGSGLKRSKNCFGICCALTGVDQWLMVIKETFGMSHSASGAKRSLTVSSPTNYGWKTNWKDFWLTSDVTAPLWRRILLSPATSRALLGGQEVDYYKLFSLPPKHSN; encoded by the coding sequence ATGAGTTCAAGTGAGCCACATAAGCTCGATGTGGATAGTTTCCAACGCAAACAGagtggtgaagatggtgaagcttatatggatgaaatttcacTGTCTTCAATGAGACCGATACTTTCTGgagatgaaggtgaagccaccgatgatgaaatggttCACAGAGCTACATCGACTATGGAAGAACCTGAAGAACCATTAGATCAGTTTATGAGTGCTTGTCAAAGAGGTGATTTAGCAGCTGTAAAAGAAATAGTGAATTCCGGTCAAGTGGATATTAATAATGATTACGATAAAACTGAACAGGTTACTGGATTGCATTGGGCAAGTATCAACAACCGATTGGGTGTTGTGGACTTTTTGGTCTCTCGCGGTGCTGATGTTAATATAAAGGCAGGTAGTCTACATGCACCACCCTTGCATTGGGCTGCTCGTTATGGGTATGTGTACATTGTACATTACTTGTTAGAACATGGGGCTGATCCACGAGTGACCGATGACCAAGGATTCAACCTTTTGCATCTGTCTGTGAATAGTTCTAACATCATGTTAGTACTTTATGTGCTATTCTTTGTAGTTGACAGAGGTATTCTCGAAGTTGATGGTCAAGATCCTCATGGTAGGACTCCTTTACTTTGGGCAGCTTATCAAGGTGATTCATTGACCGTGGATTCTCTACTGAAGTTTGGATCATACGCCAAAGTGACGGATCGTGGTGGGTTTGCACCGCTACATTGGGGTACTTTGAAAGGACAACCACACGTTCTCATCTATTTAATACAAAATGGTGGTgatgtttttcaaaagacgGATGATGGTAAGGACTGTTTTACTATCGCTCAAGAGATGAATACAATGTACTCTTTGGTTGATGCCTTGCGACATTGTGGATTCGACGCAACTGGTAATCCAATTAAGAAACTGCTCCGGGAATCCCTTCATGCTAAGATTATAACATTTTTCGTACCATGGGTATTTTTAGGTGTGGTATTCGCCCTTTTCTCCCATTTACACCTTCTATTTTCACTACCAATTGTGATATTATTCGGTTTGGCAAATGGTAAACTATTAAACAAATATATTCTTCCCTGTTATCCTGTTGTTGGGGTCACATCAGCATCGTTATTGAGATCACCACTGTATTTAGGACTTTTCACCGCCAGTATCATTTGGCCAATGTTGATTTGGATTTCCAGGGTAATCCCCGTGACGATACAAGACCAATATACCGCCAATTTCCTGCTtatgataataattttaGCCGTATCATATTTGCTGGTAGTACTTGTGAAATCCGATCCTGGTCGTATCCCCACGGAGAAGAATACGCAAGTAATAAGAGAAACTATAAAAGATTTGCTAGCCACTGGTAAATTTGATAGTAAAAATTTCTGCATTGAGACCTGGGTTAAAAAACCGTTAAGGAGTCGGTTCTCTAGCCTCAGTAATTCATTAGTGGCTAGATTTGATCACTATTGCCCTTGGGTTTATAATGACATCGGGTTGAGAAATCACAAGGCATTTCTGATGTGCATTTTACTGGTGGAAATTTTGATGTTATTATTCAATTACCTTTGTATGGAATATTTTGACGAATTGGAAGACGTTCACAAACATGCTGACAATGGTGGTGAACCTAAATGTACCATTTTGAGGAATGAGAATTTATGCTTGGGTTTCACTTATGACCgttttgcatttttaacGTTTGTCTGGGTCGTTTTCCATTCCGTTTGGGTTGGTTTACTGGTAATAGTTCAACTTTTCCAAGTGTTCCAGGGTGTCACTAACTATGAATTTAGCAAGTTAATGAAAGAGAGTAGGATAAATAGAACAGATCctgttcttttcaatgaattttttggTACTGCCCCAGAAGAGCTGCTCACCGTCAATGGTGAAATAGACAATACAAATTTAGAAAGATCTAACGAAGCTTCTTTGAATCAAACTATCACTTCTACCGGCTCTGGtctgaaaagatcaaagaattgtttcGGCATATGCTGCGCTCTTACAGGTGTGGATCAATGGCTCATGGTTATCAAGGAAACCTTTGGCATGTCACATTCTGCTTCTGGAGCTAAAAGATCTCTTACAGTGTCTTCTCCAACTAACTATGGCTGGAAgaccaattggaaagattttTGGCTCACGAGTGATGTGACAGCTCCTCTATGGCGTAGAATCTTGCTCTCACCGGCCACTTCAAGGGCTTTACTCGGAGGTCAAGAAGTCGATTACTACAAACTTTTCTCACTACCGCCAAAGCACAGCAATTAA
- the SHE4 gene encoding She4p (similar to uniprot|P51534 Saccharomyces cerevisiae YOR035C SHE4 Protein containing a UCS (UNC-45/CRO1/SHE4) domain binds to myosin motor domains to regulate myosin function involved in endocytosis polarization of the actin cytoskeleton and asymmetric mRNA localization) gives MSESNDLKTVHELSSQLDTKLKITDAKSYNDALDQIMGRAAPEDVVSQLGAEQVEKIITRSYQDHSESRKYLHDLILQDLPRALDTFEELSSQTVYTLAGSFPDAESTLPLLSEIRKRVHYGEDRHVKYLLSLLFKLLTDFKYEFNQVSFLIRELCGRTKEEDVKSIMLLIFSQMEKQYQKKFNDKLLDFIDALVIEAESDVGNDSLSLIVEILTELYPVLTALCSEIFLGSKLAELFQKRVLDEADVEFTKSLLRLFSIACIDETVRVHIAENYISLLERSLALNAFKIYSVLVLIKTWSFSKLQNVSVTNLASILVDGFIDQKNKNDDEIAACIEGLAYLSLKPAVKKILRSKELFCSKIVELINAKLKDSNSYGALVILANLSTHPQDYNASGNFDSKSIRDLKTYYELKNPTSEEKEANMETKEEVVNFNTNYVLNKEVISTAKTEFASSSQGSRQQFVRIIYNVTRDRPSISKCIGQGGTTLILEYLLNDHDKTDVIRILASRALTKMLIFTDPTLIFTKYSPVNAIGPLFDLLPKLPAESQQVFETKEDHISTTDSYEALLALTNLASFSASEGEDVCKRIATVDKYWTVVENLMLDENILLQRSTLELISNLMSHPLPIAAKFFNFDNPRSVKNFDVLVKLLQLNDVNSQRAVAAIFANITNTIPFIAQDLLTKKELIDKAVEVLVNQLGDAELRQRLIILFYSLVEMIPQENPEQGSLLIGNKPLIGVLSKAAKIPDMDPDIAEVIPIILASIGSPA, from the coding sequence ATGTCTGAATCTAATGATTTAAAGACCGTGCATGAATTGAGTTCTCAACTGGATACTAAGTTGAAGATCACTGATGCTAAGAGCTATAACGATGCATTGGACCAAATCATGGGCAGAGCCGCCCCTGAAGATGTTGTGAGTCAATTAGGTGCTGAACAGGTGGAAAAGATTATTACAAGATCCTATCAGGACCACAGTGAGTCTAGAAAATATTTACACGATCTTATTTTGCAGGATTTGCCCCGGGCATTGGACACATTTGAAGAGTTGTCATCCCAGACAGTTTATACACTAGCTGGTAGTTTCCCTGATGCAGAGAGTACACTACCACTACTTTCAGAAATTAGGAAAAGGGTTCATTATGGAGAGGATCGTCATGTCAAGTATTTGCTAAGTTTGCTTTTCAAACTCTTAacagatttcaaatatgaATTTAATCAAGTCAGTTTTTTAATCAGAGAGTTATGTGGGCGTACTAAGGAGGAGGATGTGAAGTCTATAATGCTTTTGATCTTCAGCCAAATGGAGAAGCAGTATCAGAAAAAATTTAATGACAAATTGTTGGATTTCATAGATGCTTTAGTCATTGAAGCTGAATCCGATGTGGGTAACGATTCCTTGTCATtaattgttgaaattttgacTGAACTGTATCCAGTACTGACAGCATTGTGTTCAGAAATATTCTTGGGGAGCAAATTAGCAGAACTATTCCAAAAAAGAGTTCTTGATGAAGCAGATGTagaatttaccaaaagtTTGCTACGTCTCTTCTCCATTGCATGTATTGATGAAACTGTCAGAGTTCACATTGCAGAGAATTACATTTCACTGTTGGAAAGATCATTAGCTTTAAATGCTTTCAAGATATATTCTGTGTTGGTTTTGATCAAGACTTGGTCCTTTAGcaaattacaaaatgttAGCGTTACGAATTTGGCTAGTATTTTAGTAGACGGATTTATTgatcaaaagaacaagaatgatgatgaaatagCGGCATGCATAGAGGGGTTGGCATATTTGAGTTTGAAACCGGCGGTTAAAAAGATTTTACGTTCTAAAGAATTGTTTTGCagtaaaattgttgaacTCATTAATGCAAAATTGAAGGATTCTAATTCTTACGGTGCACTGGTTATTCTAGCCAATTTGAGTACTCATCCTCAAGATTATAACGCTAGCGGcaattttgattccaaGTCGATTAGAGACTTGAAAACGTATTATGAGTTAAAGAACCCGacttctgaagaaaaagaagcCAATATGGAgacaaaagaagaagtggtCAATTTTAATACAAACTACGTATTGAATAAAGAGGTGATTTCCACAGCGAAAACAGAATTTGCGTCTTCGAGCCAGGGCTCCAGGCAGCAATTTGTTCGTATCATTTACAATGTGACTCGTGATCGTCCAAGTATTTCCAAATGTATCGGTCAAGGGGGCACCACACTGATACTAGAATATTTACTCAATGATCACGATAAAACGGATGTAATCAGAATATTGGCTTCAAGAGCATTGACGAAGATGTTAATTTTTACCGACCCCACACTAATTTTTACTAAATATTCGCCAGTGAATGCCATTGGACCACTTTTTGATTTGTTGCCCAAATTACCCGCTGAGTCACAACAAGTCTTTGAAACCAAGGAGGATCACATTAGCACAACTGACAGTTACGAGGCACTATTAGCTCTCACCAATTTAGCGTCTTTTAGTGCCTCCgaaggtgaagatgttTGTAAACGTATTGCAACCGTGGACAAATACTGGACTGTAGTGGAGAATTTGATGCTGGATGAGAACATCCTTTTACAAAGGTCCACGCTTGAACTCATCAGTAATTTGATGTCACATCCTTTGCCCATAGCAgctaaatttttcaatttcgaTAACCCTAGAAGTgtcaagaattttgatgTTCTAGTCAAACTATTACAGTTGAACGATGTCAATTCGCAAAGGGCTGTAGCTGCTATATTTGCCAATATTACAAATACGATTCCCTTCATTGCACAAGATCTATTGACTAAGAAAGAACTTATCGACAAGGCAGTGGAGGTCCTTGTGAACCAATTAGGCGACGCAGAATTAAGACAAAGGTTAATCATTCTCTTTTACTCCTTGGTGGAAATGATCCCTCAGGAAAATCCCGAACAAGGATCATTACTCATAGGTAACAAGCCTCTGATTGGCGTATTGTCCAAGGCAGCTAAAATACCTGACATGGATCCAGATATTGCCGAGGTTATACCCATTATATTGGCCTCAATCGGATCCCCAGCTTGA